A genome region from Akkermansiaceae bacterium includes the following:
- a CDS encoding transcription elongation factor GreAB: MKAELVELIRAELRTRLARLAKAAMDAHAAATDPGSKAESKYDTRNLEESYLATGQARQVRELGETLRVFENLRLRDFSGNEEIAAGALVEVERDGAKLLFLLAPACGGLEIESEGREITLLSPESPLYRNLLGKRAGERLDAPPFSVHRVT; this comes from the coding sequence ATGAAAGCGGAACTTGTGGAACTGATACGCGCCGAGCTGCGCACCCGGCTGGCGCGGCTGGCGAAGGCGGCGATGGACGCCCATGCGGCGGCGACCGATCCCGGCTCGAAGGCGGAGAGCAAATATGACACCCGCAACCTGGAGGAGTCCTACCTTGCCACCGGCCAGGCGCGGCAAGTCAGGGAACTTGGGGAAACCCTCCGAGTCTTCGAGAACCTCCGGCTGAGGGATTTTTCCGGAAACGAGGAGATCGCCGCCGGTGCGCTGGTGGAGGTGGAAAGGGACGGAGCCAAGCTATTGTTCCTGCTCGCCCCGGCTTGCGGTGGTTTGGAAATCGAATCCGAGGGCAGGGAGATCACCTTGCTCAGCCCGGAAAGCCCGCTTTACCGGAACCTGCTCGGGAAGAGGGCGGGGGAGCGCCTCGATGCGCCTCCTTTTTCAGTCCACCGCGTAACCTGA
- a CDS encoding ROK family protein — MSDTPLAIGIDFGGTSVKTGVVRGNEIIDQAPPIATQDFDAAGELMDTMVRVVADLRSRHPGIRAVGIGMPGFVDFEKGIVAGLTNVRGWENVPLKAELGAKLGLPVVADNDANCMAYAEWKLGAGKGLHHLVCVALGTGVGGGIIANGQMVRGARFGAGEIGQTSIDFAGRKGHYGNLGALEDYIGNREIARDAQAAYQSAGISRDIEDCSPAALAEAAKHGDAVALACWDGIARMLATAMMNACWLLNPEAIVIGGGVARAGEILFRPFRGHLLRQLSGPFKDGLAILPAAFGHEAGTVGAAALALGESGYAVD; from the coding sequence ATGAGCGACACACCCCTTGCGATCGGCATCGACTTCGGCGGCACCAGCGTGAAAACGGGGGTGGTGCGCGGCAATGAGATCATCGACCAGGCGCCGCCCATCGCGACGCAGGACTTCGACGCTGCCGGAGAGCTGATGGACACGATGGTGAGGGTTGTCGCAGATCTGCGCAGCCGCCATCCGGGCATCCGCGCGGTGGGGATCGGGATGCCGGGTTTTGTCGATTTCGAAAAAGGGATCGTTGCCGGCCTCACGAACGTCCGGGGCTGGGAGAATGTCCCCCTCAAGGCGGAGCTTGGGGCGAAGCTCGGCCTGCCCGTCGTGGCGGACAACGATGCGAACTGCATGGCCTACGCCGAGTGGAAACTCGGCGCGGGCAAAGGCCTGCACCACCTCGTCTGCGTGGCGCTCGGCACCGGAGTGGGCGGCGGCATCATCGCCAATGGCCAGATGGTCCGCGGCGCCAGGTTCGGTGCCGGGGAGATCGGCCAGACATCCATCGACTTCGCGGGACGCAAGGGCCACTACGGGAATCTCGGTGCCTTGGAGGACTACATAGGCAACCGGGAAATCGCCCGCGATGCCCAGGCAGCGTACCAGTCGGCGGGGATTTCAAGGGACATCGAGGACTGCTCGCCCGCCGCCCTCGCGGAGGCCGCCAAACACGGCGATGCGGTGGCGCTGGCTTGCTGGGATGGCATCGCCCGCATGCTCGCGACGGCGATGATGAATGCCTGCTGGCTGCTCAACCCGGAGGCCATCGTGATTGGCGGCGGCGTCGCCCGTGCCGGGGAAATCCTCTTCCGCCCGTTCCGCGGGCACCTGCTCCGCCAGCTCTCCGGGCCCTTCAAGGACGGACTGGCGATCCTGCCCGCCGCCTTCGGCCACGAGGCCGGCACGGTCGGGGCCGCCGCGCTTGCGCTCGGGGAATCAGGTTACGCGGTGGACTGA
- a CDS encoding ankyrin repeat domain-containing protein produces MSRISPMFLQGRRLLICAILAVLPSCDTPEKHALRELSRAGVQPSGRALVDAVTAGQDQHVRWLLDVGVHTEQRDAAGRHPLRITVEQDRPSVAIMLLDSGANPNSKTADGISVLAAAIARDETPIVEKLIAMGANPNALMPGGEKILPWCIRNGRLAFVRSMFKHGADPHLTDHAGNPLLHIAIQAGHRDLVHTLIEMGADPGATDPQGRGVLAFAVKNGWTEILPDLAAAGADPNLPSPGGLTLLEQAIAEQNTGLIPLLMRIGADPVRLPTSPGGVTPLEAAIASGHPPTLRAVLRPGETLDGPEWEPAVWLAYRRDNRDLAKMLFHKGARATRHRENGLLLTETAALAGEIPWLKLLLDYGHSPGKSLAYACARGDRLTASFLLSAGASADVTLFPSLDTALSLAMRSGNDGIAALLLRHGANAKLRLREGQKPLHFAIVTGNPNTVRELLAAGADPNEPIVTPVSQAFLDRVKSKDMRWYLTRTRNVTPIMLAANTGNLATARHLLAAGAKTNTYTRPHSTWPLNFASRRSDVPMMRLILGQDPDKTERHIVLSLSEQRARVYDAKGEEIFSTKVSSGKSGYRTRQGEFVITDKHRHHNSSIYGSSMPYFQRLSCSDFGFHYGHVPGYPASHGCIRLPMDSARKLFAMTEVGDTVTIKP; encoded by the coding sequence GTGTCCCGGATTTCCCCCATGTTCCTGCAAGGGCGGCGCTTGCTTATCTGCGCCATCCTCGCCGTCCTCCCCTCTTGCGACACCCCGGAAAAGCATGCCCTCCGCGAGCTGTCCCGCGCCGGGGTGCAGCCCAGCGGGCGCGCCCTTGTCGATGCTGTTACCGCAGGCCAGGACCAGCATGTCCGCTGGCTCCTGGACGTGGGGGTTCACACCGAGCAGCGCGATGCCGCCGGCCGCCACCCGCTGCGCATCACCGTCGAGCAGGACAGGCCCAGCGTCGCCATCATGCTCCTCGATTCCGGGGCGAACCCGAACTCGAAGACCGCCGATGGCATTTCCGTCCTCGCCGCCGCCATCGCCCGCGACGAGACACCCATCGTCGAGAAGCTCATCGCCATGGGCGCGAACCCGAACGCCCTCATGCCCGGCGGAGAGAAAATCCTCCCCTGGTGCATCCGCAACGGCCGCCTCGCCTTCGTCCGCTCCATGTTCAAGCATGGTGCGGATCCGCACCTCACCGACCACGCCGGAAACCCCTTGCTCCATATCGCCATCCAGGCCGGCCACCGCGATCTCGTCCACACCCTCATCGAAATGGGGGCAGACCCCGGAGCCACAGATCCGCAGGGGCGCGGCGTCCTCGCCTTTGCAGTGAAAAACGGCTGGACTGAAATCCTCCCCGACCTCGCCGCCGCCGGAGCCGATCCAAATCTCCCGTCGCCAGGCGGCCTCACCCTGCTGGAGCAGGCCATTGCGGAGCAAAACACCGGCCTCATCCCCCTCCTCATGCGCATCGGTGCGGATCCCGTCCGCCTGCCGACCTCGCCCGGCGGCGTCACCCCGCTGGAGGCGGCCATCGCCAGCGGCCACCCGCCCACCCTCCGGGCCGTCCTCCGCCCCGGCGAGACGCTCGACGGCCCCGAGTGGGAGCCGGCCGTATGGCTCGCCTACCGCCGCGACAACCGCGACCTCGCAAAAATGCTTTTCCACAAGGGTGCCCGCGCCACCCGCCACCGCGAGAACGGCCTCCTGCTCACCGAGACCGCCGCCCTTGCCGGGGAGATCCCCTGGCTCAAGCTGCTCCTCGATTACGGCCACAGCCCCGGGAAATCCCTTGCCTATGCCTGCGCCCGGGGCGACCGCCTCACCGCCTCCTTCCTCCTGTCCGCCGGCGCATCCGCGGACGTCACACTTTTCCCCAGCCTCGACACCGCCCTATCCCTCGCGATGCGCTCCGGCAACGACGGCATCGCCGCCCTGCTCCTGCGCCACGGCGCAAACGCCAAGCTCCGCCTCCGCGAGGGCCAGAAGCCCCTCCACTTCGCCATCGTCACGGGAAATCCCAACACCGTCCGCGAGCTCCTCGCCGCCGGTGCCGATCCCAACGAGCCCATCGTCACCCCCGTCAGCCAGGCTTTCCTGGATCGCGTGAAATCCAAGGACATGCGCTGGTATCTCACCCGCACCCGCAACGTCACTCCCATCATGCTCGCCGCAAACACCGGCAATCTCGCCACCGCCCGTCACCTCCTCGCCGCCGGCGCGAAGACCAACACCTACACCCGCCCCCACTCCACCTGGCCGCTCAACTTCGCCTCCCGCCGCAGCGATGTCCCCATGATGCGCCTCATCCTCGGCCAGGACCCGGACAAGACCGAGCGCCACATCGTCCTATCCCTCTCCGAGCAGCGCGCCCGCGTCTATGATGCAAAGGGCGAGGAAATCTTCTCCACGAAAGTCTCCTCCGGAAAAAGCGGATACCGCACCCGCCAGGGCGAGTTCGTCATCACCGACAAGCACCGCCACCACAACTCCTCCATCTACGGCTCCTCCATGCCCTACTTCCAGCGCCTCAGCTGCAGCGATTTCGGCTTCCACTACGGCCACGTCCCCGGCTACCCCGCCTCCCACGGCTGCATCCGCCTGCCCATGGACTCCGCCAGGAAACTCTTCGCCATGACCGAAGTCGGCGACACCGTCACCATCAAGCCCTAG
- a CDS encoding biopolymer transporter ExbD produces MEFHRVQRTRAQVPIVPMIDILFILLVFFIVSTTFKKPREVLEIELPTVKEIPSGKITDTRSVIAVDAEGNITLDTLAVPEGLLGAYLTAYQKQNPGRKLELEADRRLPLERLLEIWDALGKAGISIRKLPARIKVGGAK; encoded by the coding sequence ATGGAATTCCACCGCGTCCAGCGCACCCGGGCCCAGGTGCCAATTGTCCCGATGATCGACATCCTCTTCATCCTGCTGGTGTTTTTCATCGTCTCGACGACGTTCAAGAAACCCCGCGAGGTGCTCGAGATCGAGCTGCCGACGGTGAAGGAAATCCCCTCGGGGAAAATCACCGACACCCGCTCTGTCATCGCGGTGGACGCAGAGGGGAACATCACCCTCGACACCCTGGCAGTGCCGGAGGGTTTGCTGGGTGCCTATCTCACCGCCTACCAGAAGCAGAATCCCGGCCGCAAGCTGGAGCTGGAGGCGGACCGCCGCCTGCCGCTGGAAAGGCTCCTCGAAATCTGGGATGCCCTCGGCAAGGCGGGCATCAGCATCAGGAAGTTGCCGGCACGGATCAAGGTCGGCGGGGCGAAGTGA
- a CDS encoding MotA/TolQ/ExbB proton channel family protein, giving the protein MHHLAISATSATLEFLGKGGIFIYPLILCSIAGLTAIGFKALSLARSRTVPHGLAGGMEAILTGESEAVVAEIRHGGSSLARLGSVALKHQGRPAGEISRAVEASAREEVVRMHAGIGVLDVVITVAPLLGLLGTASGLVTIFQGLGETTDHLAIARGIAEALNTTIFGLAIAVPCVIAHSYFTRRIERLTARMESVLTGFVSACSGNNAP; this is encoded by the coding sequence ATGCACCACCTCGCCATCAGCGCCACCTCCGCCACCTTGGAATTCCTCGGAAAGGGCGGCATCTTCATCTACCCGCTCATCCTCTGCTCCATCGCCGGCCTCACCGCCATCGGCTTCAAGGCCCTCTCCCTCGCCCGCTCCCGCACGGTCCCCCACGGCCTTGCGGGCGGAATGGAAGCCATCCTCACGGGCGAATCGGAGGCGGTCGTTGCCGAGATCCGGCACGGCGGCAGCAGCCTCGCCCGCCTCGGCTCGGTCGCCCTGAAGCATCAGGGCAGACCCGCCGGGGAAATCAGCCGCGCCGTGGAGGCCTCCGCCCGCGAGGAAGTCGTGAGGATGCACGCCGGCATCGGCGTGCTTGATGTCGTGATCACCGTCGCCCCTCTGCTCGGGCTGTTAGGCACCGCCTCCGGCCTGGTCACCATTTTCCAGGGTCTCGGCGAAACCACCGACCACCTCGCCATCGCCCGCGGCATCGCGGAGGCGCTCAACACCACCATCTTCGGCCTCGCCATCGCGGTGCCATGCGTCATCGCCCACAGCTATTTCACCCGCCGCATCGAGCGCCTCACCGCCCGCATGGAATCCGTCCTGACCGGCTTCGTCTCCGCCTGTTCCGGCAACAACGCCCCCTGA
- a CDS encoding alpha/beta fold hydrolase translates to MIQTSKQADERLDAKAKARDESLAPVECWCLHGAVGAASDWRGMAKALSASGISTRAVDLWRFLECESVPMPEFGRRLNAEADGEIARAAHRILIGYSMGGRLALNALIEGGPWDAAVIISANPGLRDPSEAVARRSSDTLRATQALTLPWQDFLREWNAQPMLGGAMRDSREDAKLIQRRREIARSFVDWSLGNQQPLWDRLPAIKTPTLWVAGENDVKFRAIAEEASALSGNFQLAIAPDSGHRVPWENEAWLAAQIAGRKLPM, encoded by the coding sequence GTGATCCAGACATCGAAACAGGCCGACGAACGCCTTGATGCCAAGGCCAAGGCAAGGGACGAAAGCCTTGCGCCCGTGGAATGTTGGTGCCTTCACGGAGCGGTCGGCGCGGCCTCGGATTGGCGGGGCATGGCCAAGGCGCTCTCCGCCTCCGGCATTTCCACCCGCGCCGTCGATCTCTGGCGCTTCCTTGAGTGCGAGAGTGTGCCGATGCCGGAATTCGGCAGGCGCCTGAACGCCGAGGCGGATGGCGAAATCGCTAGGGCTGCTCACCGCATCCTCATCGGCTACTCGATGGGCGGCCGCCTCGCCCTAAACGCACTGATCGAGGGCGGCCCATGGGATGCGGCCGTCATCATATCCGCAAACCCCGGACTGCGCGATCCCTCCGAGGCCGTCGCCCGCCGTTCCTCTGACACCCTCCGGGCCACCCAGGCGCTGACGCTTCCGTGGCAGGATTTCCTCAGGGAATGGAATGCCCAGCCCATGCTCGGCGGAGCGATGAGGGACAGTCGCGAGGACGCGAAGCTCATCCAGCGCCGTCGCGAGATCGCCCGCAGCTTCGTCGATTGGTCGTTGGGCAACCAGCAGCCCCTCTGGGACAGGTTGCCGGCAATCAAGACCCCCACCCTATGGGTCGCCGGGGAGAACGACGTGAAATTCCGCGCCATCGCCGAAGAGGCCTCAGCGCTTTCGGGAAATTTCCAGCTCGCCATCGCCCCGGACTCCGGGCACCGCGTGCCATGGGAAAACGAAGCCTGGCTCGCGGCCCAGATCGCAGGGCGCAAGCTCCCCATGTGA
- a CDS encoding DUF4339 domain-containing protein has translation MDNADAAKEWFVTHEGRQFGPVSIDDLKFEVERGELNPRLDMVWKNGMEDWIPAGELDGLFEKNDAAKAAEEAKVSSGNFTGYVSGDTPEDMERAMGKRPGAGRGAFFFFCYVFPVLWGLGIGFGMPLLEGKVSAEIMGLLPLGLILVPFVLSISVTLKRFQNLGMTRWWFLGLFVPFLGIWVYYRTFACPPGYAIGKKMDPLGWVLAILYWLVILVATASVAAVIYFSAIDPDKLRGLLPEEDLRKFSEVIEKAKQAQGQPDAPETEAGAPANPNPY, from the coding sequence ATGGATAATGCTGATGCGGCGAAGGAATGGTTCGTCACCCATGAAGGCAGGCAGTTCGGCCCTGTATCGATCGACGACCTGAAGTTCGAGGTGGAGCGCGGCGAGCTGAACCCCCGGCTCGACATGGTCTGGAAAAACGGCATGGAGGACTGGATCCCCGCAGGCGAGTTGGATGGGCTTTTCGAGAAGAACGACGCCGCGAAGGCCGCCGAGGAAGCGAAGGTGTCTTCCGGGAATTTCACCGGATACGTCTCGGGGGACACGCCCGAAGACATGGAGAGGGCCATGGGCAAGAGGCCGGGTGCCGGGCGGGGGGCGTTTTTCTTTTTCTGCTATGTCTTCCCTGTGCTGTGGGGGCTGGGCATCGGATTTGGAATGCCTTTGCTGGAGGGCAAGGTTTCCGCGGAGATCATGGGTTTGCTGCCATTGGGGCTGATCCTGGTGCCGTTTGTCCTGTCCATTTCTGTGACCCTGAAGCGCTTTCAGAACCTCGGCATGACACGCTGGTGGTTCCTCGGCCTGTTCGTGCCGTTTCTCGGCATCTGGGTCTATTACCGGACTTTTGCCTGCCCTCCGGGATACGCGATCGGTAAAAAAATGGATCCGCTCGGTTGGGTTCTAGCCATCCTTTATTGGCTCGTCATACTGGTCGCCACGGCCTCGGTGGCCGCGGTGATTTACTTTTCCGCCATCGATCCGGACAAGCTCAGGGGGCTGCTGCCCGAGGAGGATTTACGGAAATTTTCCGAGGTCATCGAGAAAGCGAAGCAAGCCCAGGGACAGCCCGATGCACCTGAAACCGAGGCCGGGGCACCGGCCAATCCCAACCCTTACTAA
- a CDS encoding polysaccharide biosynthesis tyrosine autokinase, whose protein sequence is MNPSQQQNEASLHAVDYWQVIKNRYGVILLTLLLVFMTASVITYVMPKKYESYATIEVKPRERMIDPLGGALRTSGPTMTPQFFGTEFEKIKSRNALTRVIDKLDLVNKWGIDRETVLRILKGIVNTQNIRGTDLISITVRHTSKEDARDITAEVASAYRDYRNELETKTADKGINELKKAVREQEDKVEERRKVLTTISRTKKIIYRGDASFGNQGGLDEDIEANYAAQRFNELEGEKMQLETQIQSLLKYDSEQLLVYAAGLDLPDNIIKTLYPQYLDLKRQIDGLKASGLGDRHPTIISQNLILERTKEDLNEGVVNLRTRLQGQLEMSKERLESAKLKKQESKSEALERNIDTNDYVDAKRDYESDLGLLEQMKLQLTNQEIIQGAPSETILIHDEPVISDAPVSPNVTLNLVLGAVVGLVFGVGIAFFLEYLDTSVKSLEDVERYLQVPVLAVIPKDVGVLHKQNGMSPDAEAYRILRTNIEFNRKNPEDNAITVVSGGAGEGKSTTLVNLAYICAQGGYTTLMIDADLRRPRLHTFFDINNSVGLTNFLTTELMLEDVILQTPVDNLYFMPSGILPADAAGILNSRRMSELIQDVKQRFDLVLVDSPPILGVSDASVLASEVDLTMIVVQHRKLPRNMLLRVKQAVENVGGHVIGVVLNNVDVRSDSQYQYYTSYYTYYAPAESQIGPAVGITAAAAQQQATASDAGSKESDLY, encoded by the coding sequence ATGAATCCTTCCCAGCAACAGAACGAGGCTTCGCTGCACGCAGTCGATTATTGGCAGGTCATCAAAAACCGCTACGGGGTCATCCTGCTCACCCTGCTCCTCGTTTTCATGACCGCATCCGTCATCACCTACGTGATGCCCAAGAAATACGAGAGCTACGCCACGATAGAGGTCAAGCCCCGTGAAAGGATGATCGACCCCCTCGGCGGTGCGCTCAGGACGAGCGGCCCCACCATGACCCCTCAGTTCTTCGGGACGGAATTCGAGAAGATCAAGAGCCGGAACGCGCTCACCAGGGTCATCGACAAGCTTGATCTGGTGAACAAATGGGGAATCGACCGCGAGACCGTGCTGCGCATCCTGAAGGGCATCGTCAACACCCAGAACATCCGGGGAACGGACCTCATTTCCATCACCGTGCGCCACACCAGCAAGGAGGATGCCAGGGATATCACCGCAGAGGTGGCAAGCGCCTACAGGGATTACCGGAACGAACTCGAGACGAAAACCGCAGACAAGGGCATCAACGAACTCAAGAAAGCGGTTCGTGAGCAGGAGGACAAGGTGGAGGAAAGGAGAAAGGTTCTCACAACCATCAGCCGCACAAAGAAAATCATCTACCGCGGCGATGCCTCCTTCGGCAACCAGGGAGGTTTGGACGAAGATATTGAGGCGAATTACGCAGCCCAAAGGTTCAATGAACTGGAGGGGGAGAAAATGCAGTTGGAAACGCAGATCCAGAGCCTTCTCAAGTATGACAGCGAACAACTCCTCGTTTACGCGGCGGGGCTTGATCTGCCTGACAACATCATTAAGACCCTCTATCCCCAGTATCTTGATCTCAAGCGGCAGATCGATGGGCTGAAGGCCAGCGGGCTCGGCGACCGCCACCCCACCATCATCTCGCAGAATCTCATCCTGGAACGGACGAAGGAAGACCTCAACGAAGGTGTGGTGAATCTGAGAACAAGGCTCCAGGGACAGCTTGAAATGTCCAAGGAGCGCCTTGAATCTGCAAAACTCAAGAAGCAGGAATCCAAAAGCGAGGCTCTTGAGCGCAACATCGACACCAATGACTATGTCGACGCAAAGCGTGACTACGAAAGCGACCTTGGCCTCCTTGAGCAGATGAAGCTCCAGCTCACGAACCAGGAAATCATCCAAGGTGCGCCGAGCGAAACGATCCTGATCCACGACGAACCGGTGATTTCGGATGCACCCGTCAGCCCCAACGTGACCCTCAACCTTGTCCTGGGTGCCGTCGTCGGGCTGGTGTTCGGCGTAGGCATCGCGTTCTTCCTTGAGTATCTCGACACCTCCGTGAAGAGCCTCGAGGATGTCGAAAGGTATCTGCAGGTTCCGGTTCTTGCCGTCATTCCCAAGGATGTCGGGGTTCTCCACAAGCAGAACGGCATGAGCCCGGATGCCGAGGCCTACCGAATCCTGCGCACCAACATCGAGTTCAACCGCAAGAATCCTGAGGACAATGCCATTACGGTGGTCTCCGGCGGTGCGGGAGAGGGTAAATCCACAACCTTGGTGAACCTGGCGTACATCTGCGCACAAGGCGGTTACACCACACTCATGATCGACGCGGACTTGCGCAGACCCCGCCTTCACACCTTCTTTGATATCAACAACTCCGTCGGCTTGACCAATTTCCTCACCACTGAGCTGATGCTCGAGGATGTGATCCTGCAGACACCGGTCGATAATCTCTACTTCATGCCTTCCGGCATCCTCCCTGCAGATGCCGCCGGCATCCTGAACTCCCGCCGCATGTCGGAACTCATCCAGGACGTGAAACAGCGTTTCGATCTCGTCCTCGTTGATAGCCCGCCAATCCTCGGCGTGAGCGATGCGTCGGTTCTCGCAAGCGAGGTGGATCTCACGATGATCGTTGTCCAGCACCGCAAACTGCCGCGCAACATGCTGCTCCGAGTCAAGCAGGCGGTCGAGAACGTGGGAGGCCACGTGATCGGCGTCGTCCTGAACAATGTTGATGTCCGCAGCGACAGCCAGTATCAGTATTACACCAGTTATTACACCTACTATGCCCCTGCCGAATCACAGATCGGGCCTGCCGTCGGGATCACAGCAGCGGCTGCCCAGCAGCAGGCGACCGCCAGTGATGCCGGATCGAAAGAAAGCGACTTGTATTGA
- a CDS encoding polysaccharide biosynthesis/export family protein, whose product MKTISLRSIVTCLFGFIALAAPTLAQIEAGTSVQITIMGVPVEEKGKIDAMYPVSESGTVNLPFIGTVRAAGMRPETLAASIQSAYKSAQIYNNPTIQVISTREGAGVQEQMVHVGGQVRRTGPVNYQKNLTIYQAVQAAGGATEFGSLRRVKLYRNGKTQTYDLTNPQFMRVPLEPDDTLEVPQKDWLGR is encoded by the coding sequence ATGAAAACCATTTCATTAAGAAGCATTGTCACCTGCCTGTTCGGGTTCATCGCATTGGCTGCGCCGACCCTTGCGCAAATCGAGGCCGGCACATCCGTGCAGATTACCATCATGGGCGTCCCCGTCGAAGAGAAGGGTAAGATCGATGCAATGTATCCGGTTTCGGAATCTGGCACTGTGAACCTCCCCTTTATTGGCACCGTTCGTGCCGCAGGTATGCGCCCGGAGACGCTTGCCGCCAGCATACAGAGCGCCTACAAGTCGGCACAGATCTACAACAATCCGACAATCCAGGTGATTTCCACACGTGAAGGTGCGGGCGTCCAGGAGCAGATGGTGCACGTTGGCGGCCAGGTTCGCCGCACCGGACCGGTCAACTACCAGAAGAATCTGACGATTTACCAAGCCGTGCAGGCAGCCGGCGGTGCCACAGAGTTCGGTAGCCTGCGTCGCGTTAAGCTCTACCGCAACGGCAAGACCCAAACCTACGATCTCACCAACCCCCAGTTCATGCGGGTTCCGCTTGAGCCTGACGATACCCTTGAGGTGCCCCAGAAAGATTGGCTTGGGCGTTGA
- a CDS encoding serine protease — protein sequence MIPRALLSATLLVVAATVSFGDAIPADLLGGLSSEEFQVREKAQEDLLGWAREKPDVRAASLADLPKNEDPEIRKRSHEILRALSDDDYMTEGQGYLGIMMGEEILNGAAGEKPAAAIRISYVMKESPASAAGLKVGDLILSLDGKSWPAEGALDAFMQSVAAKKPLVNVVLKVRRGAGEPIEITVKLGKRPVPDLRDATGDLQLLDKRAREEHFGAWLERLQ from the coding sequence ATGATCCCAAGGGCTTTGCTGTCTGCAACTTTGCTTGTTGTGGCCGCAACCGTCTCTTTTGGGGACGCCATACCGGCGGACCTGCTCGGCGGATTGAGCTCCGAGGAGTTCCAGGTCCGGGAGAAGGCGCAGGAAGACCTCCTCGGCTGGGCCAGGGAAAAGCCTGATGTGAGGGCGGCATCCCTTGCCGATCTCCCGAAAAACGAGGATCCGGAGATCCGCAAGCGCTCCCATGAGATACTCAGGGCGCTAAGTGACGATGACTATATGACCGAAGGGCAAGGTTACCTCGGCATCATGATGGGCGAGGAAATACTCAACGGGGCAGCGGGTGAAAAGCCGGCCGCTGCCATCAGGATCAGCTACGTGATGAAAGAAAGTCCGGCCTCCGCAGCGGGCCTCAAGGTTGGCGATCTGATCCTGTCCTTGGATGGGAAATCATGGCCTGCCGAGGGGGCGCTGGATGCTTTCATGCAATCCGTTGCCGCCAAAAAACCTTTGGTGAATGTCGTTCTGAAAGTTAGGAGAGGTGCGGGTGAGCCTATCGAGATCACGGTGAAACTAGGGAAACGCCCGGTTCCCGATCTACGGGATGCCACTGGCGATCTCCAGTTGCTCGACAAGCGTGCCAGGGAAGAGCATTTCGGTGCCTGGCTGGAGCGGCTGCAGTAA
- a CDS encoding pseudouridine synthase yields the protein MVIAFHKPYGVLCQFTPDRPGQKTLAEFGFPGGVYPLGRLDMDSEGLLLLSDQSGMNSRLLDPANAHPRTYHAQVEGIPDEAALDKLRGGGIVIQGHRCLPCRAEALVPQPDIPPRDPPVRVRREIPDTWLSITLCEGKNRQVRRMTAAAGHPTLRLIRISIGDFSANSLASGQWEILEPEEIRKIWL from the coding sequence GTGGTCATTGCATTCCACAAGCCCTACGGCGTGCTCTGCCAATTCACGCCAGACCGTCCGGGACAAAAGACACTTGCCGAATTCGGGTTCCCCGGCGGCGTCTATCCCTTGGGAAGGCTCGACATGGACTCCGAGGGATTGCTCCTGCTTTCCGACCAGTCCGGCATGAACTCGCGGCTGTTAGACCCTGCCAACGCCCATCCAAGGACATACCATGCGCAGGTCGAGGGAATTCCTGACGAGGCCGCACTCGACAAGCTCCGTGGGGGCGGCATCGTCATACAGGGGCACCGTTGCCTGCCATGCAGGGCAGAGGCGCTGGTCCCGCAGCCGGATATCCCGCCCAGGGATCCACCGGTCAGGGTTCGCCGCGAAATCCCGGACACATGGTTGTCCATCACCCTCTGCGAAGGGAAAAACCGGCAGGTCAGGAGGATGACCGCAGCCGCCGGTCACCCCACTTTGCGGCTGATACGGATTTCCATCGGAGATTTTTCGGCGAATTCCCTAGCTTCCGGACAGTGGGAAATTCTTGAACCGGAGGAAATCCGGAAGATATGGCTATAG
- the trxA gene encoding thioredoxin, with protein sequence MATNLTESNFNSEVIESDQPVLVDFWAEWCGPCKMIGPVLDQLSAELEGQAKIGKVNVDEARDLAVKYNVRSIPLLLFFKNGEVKDQIVGASVTKEQLKAKLLALA encoded by the coding sequence ATGGCAACCAACCTCACAGAATCCAATTTCAATTCCGAAGTCATCGAATCAGACCAGCCCGTCCTCGTGGACTTCTGGGCGGAATGGTGCGGCCCCTGCAAGATGATAGGGCCGGTGCTAGACCAGCTCTCGGCGGAACTCGAAGGACAGGCCAAGATCGGCAAGGTGAACGTCGATGAGGCACGTGACCTGGCGGTCAAATACAACGTGAGATCCATCCCTCTCTTGCTCTTTTTCAAGAACGGTGAGGTGAAAGACCAGATCGTGGGAGCCAGCGTGACCAAGGAACAGCTCAAGGCGAAGCTTCTCGCACTCGCCTGA